From a region of the Vanrija pseudolonga chromosome 2, complete sequence genome:
- the ISW2 gene encoding ISWI chromatin-remodeling complex ATPase ISW2: MNPLLAAANAAANADDDKLSDYVPDSRDLSMSRAASTNGSDKTPQHHINTGPQTPEDEEELDDDEGDDDELDEEALLGGDSSQMTPSAKKRADASKARKDATAERKAQINQIGQKRSELEKNKLADSMKRFNYLLGQTELFQHFVDLKRQREPEFAAMLDEQLAQTASKGKKKAADNRHRKSEKEEDEELLKDEDGDDEAFVFEESPAYVKGGKMRDYQVQGLNWMASLHHNGINGILADEMGLGKTLQTISFLGYLKFHRGISGPHLIVVPKSTLDNWSREVNKWVPGFRTLVLQGTKEERLDLINNRILTQQFDVLITSYEICLREKSTLRKFSWEYIIIDEAHRIKNVDSLLSQIIRTFASRGRLLITGTPLQNNLQELWALLNFILPDVFSSSEDFDEWFKSKGDDEPDAIVKQLHKVLRPFLLRRVKADVEHSLLPKKEINLYVGMTDMQRKWYRMLLEKDIDAVNGASGKKEGKTRLLNIVMQLRKCCNHPYLFDGAEPGPPYTTDEHLIDNAGKMVILDKLLKSMKAKGSRVLIFSQMSRVLDILEDYCQFREFKYCRIDGNTPHDERINAIDDYNAPDSEKFIFLLTTRAGGLGINLVTADIVVLFDSDWNPQADLQAMDRAHRIGQTKQVYVFRFITQDAVEERILERATQKLKLDQLVIQEGRAQQGQKLGSNKDELLDMIQHGAEKIINSSISMMVDEDIDEIIKNGEDRTKELNSKYAGLDLDALNSFKSESLINTWEGEDFAAKRNKLIWIEPAKRERKGNYSIDQYYRDNMKMSAPKSDKPKAPRPPKQIHINDFQFFPPRLVELQNREYDHHLKSQNYVVPAREPEEGETAEDVDAERAEEQERINNAEPLTEEENLEKESLVSDGFSEWQRRHFVSFIKGLERYGRDALDKVALEVQDKTEEEVREYSKVFFERYTELKDAEKYMDRIKAGEEKLREQHERINALHKKVKSYQYPMQELKLQYGQNKGKSYSDEEDRFLLVRMHHHGIDRDDCYELIKRDVGEWPLFRFDWFFKSRTPEELRRRGATLLLCIMKDFKDEEDKKPAKGGKKRAFDDLKSSGGASRDTTPGATSAKSKKAKK, from the exons ATG AAtccgctcctcgcggcggcgaacgcggctgccaacgccgacgatgacAAGCTCTCGGATTATGTCCCGGACAGCCGCGACCTTTCCATGTCGCGAGCA GCCTCGACGAATGGCTCCGACAAGACGCCCCAGCACCACATCAACACTGGCCCTCAAACgccggaggacgaggaggagctcgatgacgatgagggcgatgacgatgagCTCGATGAGGAGGCCCTGCTCGGTGGCGACTCG AGCCAAATGACTCCTTCGGCCAAGAAGCGTGCCGACGCGTCCAAGGCTAGGAAGGATGCCACAGCCGAGCGAAAGGCGCAGATCAACCAGATTGGCCAGAAGAGGAGCGAACTTGAGAAGAACAAG CTCGCCGACTCGATGAAGCGTTTCAACTACCTTCTGGGCCAGACCGAGCTCTTCCAGCACTTTGTTGACCTCAAG AGGCAACGAGAGCCCGAATTTGCGGCCATGTTGGACGAGCAACTTGCCCAGACTGcgagcaagggcaagaagaaggcggc CGACAACCGACACCGCAAgtcggagaaggaggaggacgaggagctcctcaaggacgaggacggcgatgacgaggccTTCGTCTTTGAAGAGAGCCCAGCGT ATgtcaagggcggcaagatGCGCGACTATCAAGTGCAAGGACTCAACTGGATGGCATCGCTTCACCACAATGGCATCAACGGTATTCTCGCCGATGAGATG GGTCTCGGTAAGACTCTGCAGACAATCTCGTTCCTCGGCTACCTCAAGTTCCACCGTGGTATCAGCGGCCCCCATCTTATTGTTGTTCCCAAGTCGACTCTTGACAACTGGTCGCGTGAAGTTAACAAATGGGTGCCCGGTTTCCGCACCCTGGTTCTCCAGGGCACCAAGGAAGAGCGT CTTGATCTCATCAACAACCGCATCCTCACGCAGCAGTTCGATGTCCTCATTACATCGTACGAAATCTGCTTGCGTGAAAAGTCCACCCTGAGGAAGTTTAGCTGGGAATACATCATCATCGATGAGGCACACCGTATCAAGAACGTCGACTCGCTCCTCAGCCAGATCATTCGCACCTTTGCTTCGCGTGGTCGTCTTCTCATCACCGGTACTCCTCTGCAGAACAACCTGCAGGAGCTTTGGGCCCTCCTCAACTTCATTCTCCCAGACGTCTTCTCGTCTAGCGAGGACTTTGACGAGTGGTTCAAGTCGAAGGGCGACGATGAGCCTGACGCCATTGTCAAGCAGCTCCACAAGGTGCTCCGCCCCTTCTTGCTTCGTCGTGTCAAGGCCGATGTCGAGCATTCGCTTCTCCCCAAGAAGGAGATCAACCTCTACGTCGGCATGACCGACATGCAGCGCAAGTGGTACCGCATGCTCCTCGAGAAGGACATTGACGCGGTGAACGGTGCCTCAGGCAAGAAGGAGGGCAAGACAAGGTTGCTCAACATTGTCATGCAGCTGAGGAAGTGTTGCAACCACCCTTACCTGTTCGACGGTGCCGAGCCTGGACCTCCATACACTACCGATGAGCACCTCATCGACAATGCCGGCAAGATGGTCATTCTTGACAAGCTCCTCAAGTCGATGAAGGCCAAGGGCTCCCGTGTCCTCATCTTCTCGCAGATGAGTCGTGTGCTGGACATTCTCGAGGACTACTGCCAGTTCCGAGAGTTCAAGTACTGCCGTATCGACGGCAACACGCCCCACGACGAGCGTATCAACGCCATCGACGACTACAACGCTCCTGACAGCGAAAAGttcatcttcctcctcaccacTCGTGCTGGTGGTCTTGGTATCAACCTTGTTACTGCCGACATTGTTGTTCTCTTCGACAGTGACTGGAACCCCCAGGCGGATTTACAAGCCATGGACCGTGCCCACCGTATTGGTCAGACCAAGCAGGTCTACGTGTTCCGCTTCATCACCCAGGATGCCGTGGAGGAGCGTATTCTCGAGCGAGCTACGCAAAAGCTTAAGCTGGACCAGCTGGTTATTCAGGAAGGCCGTGCTCAGCAGGGCCAGAAGC TTGGATCCAACAAGGATGAGCTGCTTGATATGATCCAGCACGGAGCTGAGAAGATCATCAACTCGTCTATCAGCATGATGGTTGACGAGGATATCGACGAGATTATCAAGAACGGAGAGGACAGGACCAAGGAGCTCAACAGCAAGTATGCTGGTCtggacctcgacgccctcaaCAGCTTCAAGTCGGAGAGTCTCATCAACACCTGGGAAGGCGAGGACTTTGCGGCCAAGCGTAACAAGCTCATTTGGATTGAGCCCGCAaagcgcgagcgcaagggCAACTACTCGATCGACCAGTACTACCGCGACAACATGAAGATGTCGGCTCCCAAGTCTgacaagcccaaggcgccCCGTCCTCCCAAGCAGATTCACATCAACGACTTCCAATTCTTCCCTCCTAGACTTGTCGAGTTGCAGAACCGCGAGTacgaccaccacctcaaGTCACAGAACTACGTTGTCCCTGCCCGTgagcccgaggagggcgagacggccgaggacgttgatgccgagcgcgccgaggagcaggagcgtATCAACAACG CCGAGCCTCTCACGGAGGAGGAGAACCTTGAGAAGGAATCCCTCGTCTCCGATGGATTCTCTGAGTGGCAGCGTCGCCACTTTGTCAGCTTCATCAAGGGTCTCGAGAGGTACGGCCGCGATGCGCTGGACAAGGTCGCCTTGGAAGTCCAGGAcaagaccgaggaggaggtccgCGAATACTCCAAGGTCTTCTTTGAGCGCTACACGGAACTCAAGGACGCCGAAAAGTACATGGACCGCatcaaggccggcgaggagaagctgcgcgagcagcacgagaGGATCAACGCCCTTCACAAGAAGGTCAAATCCTATCAGTACCCCATGCAGGAGCTCAAGCTCCAGTACGGCCAGAACAAGGGCAAGTCGTACtctgacgaggaggaccgcTTCCTGCTTGTGCGCATGCACCACCACGGcatcgaccgcgacgactgCTACGAGCTCATCAAGCGCGACGTTGGCGAGTGGCCCCTGTTCCGCTTTGACTGGTTCTTCAAGTCTCGCACGCCAGAAGAGCTCCGTCGCCGTGGCGCtacgctgctgctgtgcatCATGAAGGActtcaaggacgaggaggacaagaagcCGGCCAAGGGTGGCAAGAAGCGCGCGTTTGACGACCTCAAGTCGTCTGGCGGTGCTTCGCGTGACACGACACCTGGCGCGACTTCGGCCAAGTCCAAGAAGGCCAAAAAGTAG
- the CYB5_0 gene encoding Cytochrome b5, giving the protein MSAKTYTIDDLQAHKSRESLYLLLSGKVYDVTQFLDEHPGGDEVLLEEGGRDATEAFEDVGHSDEARDMLPKMLLGSFDGPTKVAKAAGSTATAASGGSTGGDYKFLLPVAVLIAWIAYRFLQG; this is encoded by the exons ATGTCCGCAAAGACCTACACCATCGACGACCTCCAGGCCCACAAGAGCCGCGAGAGCCTctacctcctcctctcggGCAAGGTCTACGACGTGACCCAGTTCTTGGACGAG CACCCAGGCGGTGACGAGGTTCTCctcgaggagggtg GCCGCGACGCCACCGAGGCCTTTGAGGACGTCGGCCactcggacgaggcgcgcgacatGCTCCCCAAGATGCTCCTGGGATCATTCGACGGACCT ACcaaggtcgccaaggccgccggcaGCACTGCGACTGCTGCCTCCGGTGGCTCCACTGGTGGCGA CTACAAGttcctcctccccgtcgccgtcctcatTGCCTGGATCGCCTACCGTTTCCTCCAGGGTTAG
- the KIN4 gene encoding Serine/threonine-protein kinase KIN4 codes for MASVLSYNMSDPFAQPQVARRSVDDPAARYPTPPFSPPAAPVASQSQQAYPQQQQQPQSQPHHQHHSSRQSAASASTSSSRHQSARPSSGAYRLDEFGSYVPIQASGSASASGSRSHRSSHAPTMPLPQPGDASSLPIAHGSSHSHSNSQSQAVSAAQRKRQSHNPSSAMDASPPKPEALSDEYVLHPSVYAYKLAHPNRPMIALGQYILLQTLGEGEFGKVKLGVHSDYGVEVAIKLIRRGQLDDETRANKVEREIEVLKSLKHPNIVRMLDVIDTAKYIGIVLEFAGGGELFDYILANRYLKEKDASRLFAQLISGVDYLHQKNIVHRDLKLENLLLDKHRNIIITDFGFANRFENGESDLMATSCGSPCYAAPELVVSEGLYVGSAVDVWSCGVILYAMLSGYLPYDDDPANPDGDNINLLYKYIMTTPLNFPDHMSRLATDLLLIMLVPDPQQRCTIPQIEGHPWLENYHDLFLRSVEDHEHIFTENMYRKSLQAKRDLAQRRKLQQEARYARHMQRSQSSAPGTGGHASSFGDQPRRNREQRHRSALPGTSTMPDFTYNAGHSSHMSTSASARYPLAPADMAPSASLPLTPVAPLDEEARDSFPVEVSQSAPSASPLEAAPAPPAAYELNGVADKAPQVLHEPSTPTRPKSSKPPMSANKNRHTIQLEYDGGDNHDWERVKADLRATQTKNTTLPISTPSTPPKQALNVPQAGDMDIESSSEIDMGETLTPGGADEEAVTTPKPMGPPTSVFVEVTPPIVRAAAVAVESPAKDTQPVAVQVQEMPPPPVPAPRTPPPPSTPSKRSRDGDTEAEAEALAQRERLVSTPKASANDTAQVSTPRATQATPRGPSRDNDKLPPGAAPSPTKEVRLEQTPPTSITPLPPLPSQSSQSSVPAPPPKRPGRSRKGMSLDKFGLAKLLGQADAANKNNQPPRQTYIPVSQHNKSASVAYPSTGSASGAAAATVADKKSRRRTVQLSNGRAATPDSQHNDQSASAASSQKAGVPVPVVSTQGIQPRPSTDHGQSTTSFITVDAHNLRHSEHQPPRTASSSAAKRVMDWFRRKSLAKDTLLNIKASSVRDDSVSSVAQSNSDRNHHLADVTELAENHTGRDSLDHLAVSETSSLAGDETGGPAIIIGEVKEKEKEPVAEKEKPKVTLVPPTPPVVTAKAPTRIPLAVANSKANASVVSIDSKSTTPPKARATGAPTRSKSVRAPGPHGNNRSAAGSSIALVSAQSVAEARGHNTSTPSAEENKLRVHTGLVDQSALSSRPPPEVMAEVIRVLHGMGIDIKQETEYRLRCTRVRRRKAGATTSISTGGFGRSDRGLPLPSTPSGGISGLKGMLLRRGSSYSSQHSSALARSESDLLAASASTTPSFVSPALGPVPEPVYGDHSTDSGDEVKFAIELCRIKNLNGLYLLQIKRLRGSVWSFKFIYQTIVERCETLTH; via the exons ATGGCATCGGTCCTCTCCTACAACATGTCCGACCCATTCGCGCAGCCCCAAGTGGCGCGCAGGTCGGTAGATGACCCTGCGGCGCGTTATCCCACCCCTCCTTTCTCCCCACCGGCTGCTCCAGTTGCTTCTCAGAGCCAACAAGCCtacccgcagcagcagcagcaaccgcAGTCGcaaccccaccaccagcatCACTCGTCGCGACaatcggcggcgtcggcatcgactTCGTCCTCCCGTCACCAGTCGGCAAGGCCCTCATCAGGCGCGTACCGCCTTGACGAGTTTGGCAGCTACGTCCCCATTCAGGCAAGCGGatcagcgtcggcgtcgggctcgagaTCGCATCGCTCAAGTCACGCTCCAACAATGCCCCTACCACAGCCGGGAGACGCATCATCTTTGCCCATTGCACACGGGTCGTCTCACTCGCACTCCAACTCGCAGTCTCAGGCTGTTAGTGCCGCCCAGCGCAAGCGACAGTCGCACAACCCCAGCTCCGCCATGGACGCTTCTCCCCCGAAGCCAGAGGCCTTGTCGGACGAGTACGTACTGCACCCTTCAGTCTACGCCTACAAACTCGCCCACCCAAATCGTCCGATGATCGCCCTTGGGCAGTACATCTTACTTCAAACTTTGGGAGAGGGAGAGTTTGGCAAAGTCAAGCTTGGTGTTCACAGCGACTACGGCGTGGAGGTCGCAATCAAGTTGATCCGGAGGGGACAgctggacgacgagacgCGTGCAAACAAGGTTGAACGTGAGATTGAAGTGCTCAAG AGCTTGAAACACCCAAACATTGTGCGAATGCTCGACGTAATCGACACGGCCAAGTACATCGGCATCGTCCTCGAGtttgctggcggcggcgagctgttCGACTACATCCTGGCCAACAGGTacctcaaggagaaggacgcaTCACGCCTGTTCGCCCAGCTCATCTCGGGTGTCGACTACCTCCACCAGAAGAACATTGTTCATCGGGATCTGAAGCTCGAGAACCTGTTGCTGGACAAGCACCGCAACATCATCATTACCGACTTTGGCTTTGCCAACCGCTTCGAGAATGGCGAGAGCGATCTCATGGCGACAAGCTGTGGAAGCCCCTGCTACGCCGCTCCAGAACTGGTCGTGTCCGAGGGCCTGTATGTCGGTTCGGCTGTCGATGTCTGGTCTTGTGGCGTCATTCTCTACGCCATGCTGTCCGGTTACCTCCCTTATGACGACGACCCAGCAAACCCAGACGGTGACAACATCAACCTGCTCTACAAGTACATCATGACGACCCCGCTCAACTTCCCTGACCACATGTCCCGGTTGGCCACGGACCTCTTGCTGATAATGCTGGTCCCGGACCCACAGCAACGGTGCACCATCCCCCAGATTGAAGGCCATCCCTGGCTCGAGAACTACCACGACCTCTTCCTGCGTTCTGTCGAGGACCACGAGCACATCTTCACCGAGAACATGTACCGCAAGAGCCTACAGGCAAAGCGCGACTTGGCCCAGCGCAGAAAGCTACAGCAAGAGGCGAGGTATGCTCGCCACATGCAGCGAAGCCAGAGCTCGGCTCCTGGAACTGGCGGACATGCCAGTTCCTTTGGCGACCAGCCCAGGCGCAATCGCGAGCAGCGCCATCGCAGCGCTCTTCCCGGCACGTCGACAATGCCCGACTTCACGTACAACGCCGGGCACAGCTCCCACATGTCTACCTCGGCGTCTGCCCGCTACCCGCTTGCTCCAGCCGACATGGCGCCGTCAGCGTCGTTGCCTTTGACCCCTGTCGCTCcactcgacgaggaggcccgCGATTCGTTCCCAGTCGAGGTCTCGCAGTCTGCGCCCAGCGCATCTCCCCTCGAGGCAGCTCCTGCCCCTCCTGCCGCGTACGAGCTCAATGGTGTGGCGGACAAGGCCCCACAAGTGTTGCATGAGCCCTCGACTCCGACCCGCCCCAAGTCGTCCAAGCCACCCATGTCGGCCAACAAGAATCGTCACACTATTCAGCTCGAATACGATGGTGGTGACAACCATGACTGGGAGCGTGTCAAGGCTGATCTGCGGGCGACGCAGACCAAGAACACGACCCTGCCCATCTCGACGCCTTCCACGCCCCCCAAGCAGGCTCTCAACGTTCCTCAGGCCGGTGACATGGACAtcgagtcgtcgtccgagATCGACATGGGCGAGACATTGACACCTGGAGGCGCAGATGAAGAGGCCGTTACGACGCCAAAGCCAATGGGaccacccacctcggtcTTCGTGGAGGTTACCCCGCCCATTGTTCGTGCCGCAGCCGTCGCGGTCGAATCTCCCGCCAAGGACACTCAGCCCGTCGCGGTCCAGGTGCAAGAGATGCCGCCTCCTCCTGTCCCAGCTCCTCGAACGCCACCCCCACCGTCCACGCCTTCAAAGCGGTCTCGCGATGGCGACACGGAGGCAGAGGCGGAGGCCCTTGCCCAACGGGAGCGTCTCGTCTCGACACCCAAGGCAAGCGCGAACGACACTGCTCAGGTTTCCACCCCTCGTGCTACCCAGGCCACTCCCCGCGGGCCCTCTCGGGACAACGACAAGCTTCCCCCTGGCGCAGCTCCTTCACCCACAAAGGAGGTTCGTCTCGAACAGACCCCTCCGACGTCGATCACCCCTCTTCCGCCTTTGCCCTCGCAGTCTTCGCAGTCATCTGTAcctgcgccgccaccaaAGCGGCCTGGTAGATCCCGCAAGGGCATGTCTCTCGACAAGTTTGGCCTCGCCAAACTTCTCGGGCAGGCAGACGCCGCCAACAAGAACAACCAGCCTCCTAGGCAAACTTACATCCCGGTTTCCCAGCATAACAAGAGTGCCTCGGTGGCTTACCCGTCAACTGGGAGTGCCTCtggtgctgcggccgctACTGTGGCGGACAAGAAGTCGCGTCGCCGCACGGTGCAGCTCTCCAATGG ACGCGCTGCCACTCCGGACAGTCAGCACAACGACCAATCCGCGtctgctgcgtcgtcgcaGAAGGCCGGCGTTCCCGTACCGGTTGTTAGCACCCAAGGCATCCAGCCTCGCCCTTCCACCGACCATGGCCAGAGCACCACTTCGTTCATCACGGTGGATGCGCACAACCTCCGTCACTCCGAACACCAGCCGCCTCGCACAGCGTCCAGCAGTGCCGCCAAGCGTGTCATGGACTGGTTCCGCCGCAAGTCGCTCGCCAAGGACACGTTACTTAACATCAAGGCGTCCAGTGTCCGCGATGACTCTGTTTCGAGTGTCGCTCAGTCAAACTCGGACCGCAACCATCACTTGGCCGACGTTACCGAGCTGGCTGAGAACCACACCGGCAGAGACTCGCttgaccacctcgccgtctcTGAGACAAGCAGCCTTGCAGGCGACGAGACCGGAGGACCTGCTATCATTATCGGAGAGGTCAaagagaaggagaaggagcccgtggccgagaaggagaagccAAAGGTTACCCTGGTGCCTCCCACTCCGCCTGTGGTCACCGCCAAAGCTCCGACTAGAATCCCTCTGGCTGTTGCCAACAGCAAGGCCAACGCCAGTGTCGTCAGCATCGACTCAAAGTCGACTACGCCACCGAAGGCCCGGGCAACCGGTGCCCCTACCAGATCCAAGTCGGTACGCGCCCCTGGACCCCACGGCAACAACCGCTCTGCTGCTGGTTCGAGTATCGCCTTGGTCTCGGCCCAGTCTGTCGCGGAGGCCCGCGGTCACaacacgagcacgccgtccgcCGAGGAGAACAAGCTTCGCGTTCACACCGGCCTGGTCGACCAGTCGGCTCTTAGttcgcgtcctcctcccgaGGTCATGGCAGAGGTCATTCGTGTCCTCCATGGCATGGGCATCGACATCAAGCAGGAGACCGAGTACAGACTGCGCTGCACgcgtgtccgccgccgcaaggCTGGTGCAACTACGTCCATTTCTACTGGCGGATTCGGCAGG TCTGACCGTGGCCTCCCTCTGCCTTCGACTCCCTCTGGTGGCATCTCAGGCCTCAAGGGCATGCTCCTCCGTCGTGGCAGCTCGTACTCGTCGCAGCACTCGTCGGCACTCGCCCGCAGCGAGAGTGACCTCTTAGCCGCTTCAGCGTCCACTACCCCGAGCTTTGTGTCGCCCGCCCTTGGCCCAGTGCCAGAGCCAGTCTACGGCGACCACTCGaccgacagcggcgacgaagTCAAGTTTGCCATCGAGCTGTGCCGAATCAAGAACCTCAACGGCCTGTATCTGCTCCAGATCAAGCGCCTTCGCGGTTCAGTGTGGTCGTTCAAGTTCATCTACCAGACCATTGTCGAGCGCTGTGAGACCCTCACCCACTAG